A window from Streptomyces subrutilus encodes these proteins:
- a CDS encoding alpha/beta family hydrolase, translating into MTTRTETVDTPPGEARITWHTARGARLVLAVGHGAGGGIEARDLRALAAALPPRGVTVALVEQPWRVAGRKVAAAPKVLDEGWRGLWPALVRPGPPVVAGGRSAGARVACRTAAGLDAAGVLALAFPLHPPGRPEKSRAAELLEAGRPTLVVQGGRDAFGRPGEFPAPGARDPYELVEVAHGDHSFAVPKRADTTQEAALAVITDAVGDWLERLAARTT; encoded by the coding sequence ATGACCACGCGCACCGAGACCGTCGACACCCCGCCGGGCGAGGCCCGCATCACCTGGCACACCGCCCGCGGCGCCCGCCTCGTGCTCGCCGTCGGCCACGGAGCCGGCGGCGGCATCGAGGCCCGCGACCTGCGGGCCCTGGCCGCCGCCCTGCCCCCCCGGGGCGTCACCGTCGCCCTGGTCGAGCAGCCCTGGCGGGTCGCGGGCCGGAAGGTCGCCGCCGCGCCCAAGGTGCTCGACGAGGGCTGGCGGGGCCTGTGGCCGGCCCTGGTACGGCCCGGCCCGCCGGTGGTCGCCGGCGGACGCAGCGCCGGGGCCCGGGTGGCCTGCCGGACCGCGGCCGGGCTGGACGCGGCCGGGGTGCTGGCCCTGGCCTTCCCGCTGCACCCGCCCGGCCGCCCCGAGAAGTCCCGGGCCGCGGAACTGCTGGAGGCGGGCCGGCCCACCCTGGTGGTCCAAGGGGGCCGGGACGCTTTCGGCCGCCCCGGCGAGTTCCCGGCGCCGGGCGCGCGGGACCCGTACGAGCTCGTCGAGGTGGCGCACGGCGACCACTCCTTCGCGGTGCCCAAGCGGGCCGACACCACCCAGGAGGCCGCCCTCGCGGTGATCACGGACGCGGTCGGGGACTGGCTGGAGCGGCTCGCCGCCCGCACGACCTGA
- a CDS encoding SOS response-associated peptidase: MCGRYAASRGAEDLAQVFGVEKWEPEEALAPDWNVAPTKEVLVVLDRPLKDAPDPRPVRQLRVLKWGLVPSWAKDPAGAARMINARSETVHEKPSFRRPFAQRRCIVPADGYYEWVTAHDERQLEVEGKKKRARKQPYFVLPADGSVFAMAGIYEFWRDRTLPDDHPLAWWATCSVITAEAETGPLAAAPQEGPASLADIHPRMPLMLTPDRWDAWLDPARTDPDELRDLLAPPPGGLMRAYPVSTAVSNVRNNGPELLDELAAPEEATLF; this comes from the coding sequence ATGTGCGGACGGTATGCAGCGAGTCGTGGAGCCGAGGACCTGGCGCAGGTCTTCGGCGTCGAGAAGTGGGAGCCGGAAGAGGCCCTGGCACCCGACTGGAACGTGGCGCCGACGAAAGAGGTCCTCGTCGTCCTCGACCGTCCCCTGAAGGACGCGCCGGACCCCCGTCCGGTTCGCCAGCTCCGCGTCCTGAAGTGGGGGCTGGTGCCCTCCTGGGCCAAGGACCCCGCCGGCGCCGCCCGGATGATCAACGCCCGGTCCGAGACCGTGCACGAGAAGCCGTCCTTCCGCCGGCCCTTCGCCCAGCGGCGCTGCATCGTCCCCGCCGACGGCTACTACGAGTGGGTCACCGCCCACGACGAACGGCAGTTGGAGGTCGAGGGGAAGAAGAAGCGGGCCCGCAAGCAGCCGTACTTCGTGCTCCCCGCCGACGGCTCGGTCTTCGCCATGGCCGGGATATACGAGTTCTGGCGCGACCGCACCCTGCCCGACGACCACCCGCTCGCCTGGTGGGCGACCTGCTCGGTGATCACCGCCGAGGCCGAGACCGGACCGCTGGCCGCGGCCCCGCAGGAGGGGCCCGCCTCGCTCGCCGACATCCACCCCCGGATGCCGCTGATGCTCACCCCCGACCGCTGGGACGCCTGGCTGGACCCGGCCCGCACCGACCCGGACGAGCTGCGGGACCTGCTGGCGCCGCCGCCGGGCGGACTGATGCGGGCCTACCCGGTGTCCACCGCGGTCAGCAACGTCCGCAACAACGGGCCCGAGCTGCTGGACGAACTGGCCGCGCCGGAGGAGGCCACCCTCTTCTGA
- a CDS encoding M50 family metallopeptidase, which yields MDSSTTAGLWDRLTGIQTAPDLWLVVVTGVAALAAVGPRPLWRLSRNAVTIAHEGGHGLLALLTGRRLDGIRLHSDTSGVTVSRGRPTGLGMVLTAAAGYTAPSLLGLGGAALLSAHRITLLLWAATALLLAMLVMIRNAYGALTVVLTGGAFLLVSWLAPAEVQALFAYAVVWFLLLGGVRPVFELQAKRRHGGAPDSDADQLGRLTHVPPVVWLLLFHVVALCSLLGGGRWLLGL from the coding sequence ATGGACAGCAGCACGACGGCCGGCCTGTGGGACCGGCTCACGGGGATACAGACCGCGCCCGACCTGTGGCTGGTGGTCGTGACGGGGGTGGCCGCGCTGGCGGCCGTGGGGCCGCGCCCGCTGTGGCGGCTCTCGCGCAACGCCGTCACCATCGCGCACGAGGGCGGGCACGGCCTGCTGGCGCTGCTGACCGGACGGCGTCTGGACGGGATACGGCTGCACTCCGACACCAGCGGCGTCACCGTCAGCCGCGGCCGTCCCACCGGCCTCGGGATGGTCCTGACGGCCGCCGCCGGGTACACGGCGCCCTCGCTGCTCGGACTCGGCGGGGCCGCGCTGCTGTCCGCGCACCGGATCACCCTGCTGCTGTGGGCGGCGACCGCCCTGCTCCTGGCCATGCTGGTGATGATCCGCAACGCCTACGGGGCGCTCACCGTGGTGCTGACCGGCGGCGCGTTCCTGCTCGTCTCCTGGCTGGCGCCGGCCGAGGTGCAGGCGCTGTTCGCGTACGCGGTGGTGTGGTTCCTGCTGCTCGGCGGGGTCCGGCCGGTCTTCGAGCTCCAGGCCAAGCGGCGCCACGGCGGAGCCCCCGATTCGGACGCGGACCAGCTGGGGCGGCTCACACACGTCCCTCCCGTGGTCTGGCTCCTCCTGTTCCACGTGGTCGCGCTCTGTTCGCTGCTCGGCGGCGGGCGCTGGCTGCTCGGTCTCTGA
- the aroA gene encoding 3-phosphoshikimate 1-carboxyvinyltransferase, translating to MTETPALPALWPAPLAEAAVHATVTVPGSKSVTNRALVLASLAAEPGWVRRPLRSRDSQLMADALRAMGVGIEETVSSASGGDDAGGEAWRIIPAALHGPATVDVGNAGTVMRFLPPVATLAAGDIRFDGDPRSYERPLGQVITALRTLGARIDDDGRGALPLTVQGGGALEGGVVEIDATNSSQFVSALLLSAPRFNQGVEVRHVGTNLPSMPHIRMTVEMLRAAGAQVDTPEAGGEKDVWRVTPGALLGRDMIVEPDLSNAQPFLAAALITGGTVTVRDWPRRTTQPGDALRRIFTEMGGSCELTDAGLVFTGTGKIHGIDVDLGEVGELTPGIAAVAALADSESVLRGVQHLRLHETDRLAALTREINALGGDVTETADGLHIRPRPLHGGTFHTYDDHRMATAGAVIGLAVDGVLIENVATTAKTLPDFPAMWAELLAGDAAVSGAAVTGGSAGPGAGAGA from the coding sequence ATGACCGAGACCCCCGCGCTCCCCGCCCTCTGGCCCGCTCCGCTCGCCGAAGCGGCCGTACACGCCACCGTCACGGTGCCCGGGTCCAAATCGGTCACCAACCGGGCCCTGGTGCTCGCCTCGCTGGCCGCCGAGCCCGGCTGGGTGCGGCGCCCGCTGCGCTCGCGCGATTCCCAGCTGATGGCCGACGCCCTGCGCGCCATGGGCGTGGGCATCGAGGAGACCGTCTCCTCGGCCTCCGGCGGGGACGACGCCGGGGGCGAGGCCTGGCGGATCATCCCGGCGGCCCTGCACGGCCCGGCCACGGTCGACGTGGGCAACGCGGGCACGGTCATGCGCTTCCTGCCGCCCGTCGCCACCCTCGCCGCGGGCGACATCCGCTTCGACGGCGACCCCCGTTCCTACGAGCGCCCCCTCGGCCAGGTCATCACCGCCCTGCGCACCCTGGGCGCCCGCATCGACGACGACGGCCGCGGGGCGCTCCCGCTGACCGTGCAGGGCGGCGGGGCGCTGGAGGGCGGGGTCGTCGAGATCGACGCGACCAACTCCTCGCAGTTCGTCTCCGCGCTGCTGCTCTCCGCCCCGCGCTTCAACCAGGGCGTCGAGGTGCGGCACGTGGGCACCAACCTGCCGTCGATGCCGCACATCCGGATGACGGTGGAGATGCTGCGCGCGGCGGGCGCGCAGGTCGACACCCCCGAGGCGGGCGGCGAGAAGGACGTGTGGCGGGTGACGCCCGGCGCGCTGCTGGGCCGCGACATGATCGTGGAGCCCGACCTGTCCAACGCCCAGCCCTTCCTGGCGGCCGCCCTGATCACCGGCGGCACGGTCACCGTCCGGGACTGGCCGCGCCGCACCACCCAGCCGGGTGACGCGCTGCGCCGCATCTTCACCGAGATGGGCGGCTCCTGCGAGCTGACCGACGCCGGCCTGGTCTTCACCGGCACCGGCAAGATCCACGGCATCGACGTGGACCTGGGCGAGGTCGGCGAGCTCACCCCGGGCATCGCGGCGGTGGCGGCCCTGGCCGACTCGGAGTCGGTCCTGCGCGGGGTCCAGCACCTGCGGCTGCACGAGACCGACCGGCTGGCGGCGCTGACCCGGGAGATCAACGCGCTCGGCGGCGACGTCACCGAGACCGCGGACGGGCTGCACATCCGCCCGCGCCCGCTGCACGGCGGCACCTTCCACACCTATGACGACCACCGGATGGCCACCGCGGGCGCGGTGATCGGCCTGGCGGTGGACGGGGTGCTCATCGAGAACGTGGCGACCACGGCGAAGACCCTGCCGGACTTCCCGGCCATGTGGGCGGAGCTGCTCGCGGGCGACGCCGCGGTGTCCGGGGCCGCGGTGACCGGGGGCTCCGCGGGCCCCGGAGCGGGTGCGGGAGCGTAG
- the rsgA gene encoding ribosome small subunit-dependent GTPase A encodes MRRYGKNTDEDDIRSRPNPKGNRPRTNIRPKHEDASEGFVLTVDRGRLTCLVGNRTVHAMKSRELGRKAAVVGDLVWIVGDLSGKKDTLARIVRIEERKSVLRRTADDDDPYERVVVANADQLAIVTALADPEPRPRMIDRCLVAAYDAGLEPLLVLTKSDLTSADKILEIYSTLGVNYVVTNREELATGDAADRVRERLNGRITAFVGHSGVGKTTLVNSLVAEDRKRATGHVNAVTGRGRHTTTSALALPLPSGDGWVIDTPGVRSFGLHHVDPSRVILAFPDLVPGTEECPRACSHDEPDCALDKWVEDGHADPARLYSLRRLLETRERREGD; translated from the coding sequence ATGCGCAGGTACGGCAAGAACACCGACGAGGACGACATCCGCTCCCGCCCCAACCCCAAGGGCAACCGGCCGCGGACGAACATCCGGCCCAAGCACGAGGACGCCTCCGAGGGCTTCGTCCTCACCGTCGACCGGGGCAGGCTGACCTGCCTGGTCGGCAACCGCACCGTGCACGCCATGAAGTCCAGGGAGCTGGGCCGCAAGGCGGCGGTGGTGGGGGACCTGGTCTGGATCGTCGGTGACCTGTCCGGCAAGAAGGACACCCTGGCGCGGATCGTGCGGATCGAGGAGCGCAAGTCGGTCCTGCGGCGCACCGCGGACGACGACGACCCGTACGAGCGCGTGGTCGTGGCCAACGCCGACCAGCTGGCCATCGTCACGGCCCTGGCCGATCCGGAGCCCCGGCCCCGGATGATCGACCGCTGCCTGGTGGCCGCGTACGACGCCGGGCTGGAGCCCCTGCTGGTGCTCACCAAGTCCGACCTGACCTCCGCCGACAAGATCCTGGAGATCTACTCGACGCTCGGCGTGAACTACGTGGTGACCAACCGCGAGGAGCTGGCCACCGGCGACGCGGCCGACCGGGTGCGCGAGCGGCTCAACGGCCGGATCACCGCCTTCGTCGGCCACTCGGGCGTCGGCAAGACCACCCTGGTGAACTCGCTGGTCGCCGAGGACCGCAAGCGCGCCACCGGTCATGTCAACGCGGTCACCGGCCGCGGCCGGCACACCACCACCTCGGCGCTCGCCCTGCCGCTGCCCTCGGGCGACGGCTGGGTCATCGACACGCCGGGCGTGCGGTCCTTCGGCCTGCACCACGTGGACCCGTCCCGGGTGATCCTGGCCTTCCCCGACCTGGTGCCGGGGACGGAGGAGTGCCCGCGGGCGTGCAGCCACGACGAGCCCGACTGCGCGCTCGACAAGTGGGTGGAGGACGGCCACGCGGACCCGGCGCGGCTGTACTCGCTGCGGCGGCTGCTGGAGACGCGGGAGCGCCGCGAGGGCGACTGA
- a CDS encoding DMT family transporter, which produces MAWLLVVVAGLLETGFAVCLKLSHGFTRLWPTVAFACFALGSFGLLTLALKKLDVGPAYAVWTGIGAAGTAIYGMIFLGDLVSTLKLVSISLVILGVIGLQLSGSAH; this is translated from the coding sequence ATGGCGTGGCTGCTGGTGGTGGTCGCCGGACTCCTGGAGACCGGTTTCGCGGTGTGCCTCAAGCTGTCCCACGGCTTCACCCGGCTGTGGCCGACCGTCGCCTTCGCGTGCTTCGCGCTCGGCAGCTTCGGCCTGCTGACGCTGGCGCTGAAGAAGCTCGACGTGGGCCCGGCGTACGCGGTGTGGACCGGCATCGGGGCGGCCGGCACGGCGATCTACGGGATGATCTTCCTCGGCGACCTGGTCTCCACGCTCAAGCTCGTCTCGATCTCGCTGGTGATCCTGGGGGTCATCGGGCTGCAGCTCTCCGGTTCGGCTCACTGA
- a CDS encoding TetR/AcrR family transcriptional regulator, producing the protein MPAARESLLDAAVAALAARPWPAVRMVDVAAAAGVSRQTLYNEFGGKAGLGRALVRLETGRYLDGVDRALAAPGSDAERLAAVAEWTVRAAGAHPLLRALLTGARDAALPAPGRAPGPGELARAVRDRAVAALAPAGGARRCELVVRLALSYVVAPGEEPGAGELLRLLSEPNRRAAAR; encoded by the coding sequence ATGCCGGCAGCCCGGGAGTCCTTGCTGGACGCGGCCGTGGCGGCGCTCGCCGCCCGTCCCTGGCCGGCCGTGCGGATGGTGGACGTGGCCGCCGCCGCCGGAGTGTCCCGGCAGACCCTCTACAACGAGTTCGGCGGCAAGGCCGGCCTCGGCCGCGCCCTGGTCCGGCTGGAGACCGGCCGCTACCTCGACGGGGTCGACCGGGCCCTGGCCGCCCCGGGCAGTGACGCCGAGCGGCTCGCGGCGGTCGCGGAGTGGACCGTGCGCGCGGCCGGAGCCCACCCCCTGCTGCGGGCCCTGCTCACCGGCGCCCGGGACGCCGCGCTCCCCGCACCCGGCCGGGCTCCGGGGCCCGGCGAACTGGCCCGCGCCGTCCGTGACCGGGCCGTCGCGGCGCTCGCCCCGGCCGGGGGCGCCCGGCGGTGCGAGCTCGTCGTACGGCTCGCCCTGTCCTACGTGGTCGCGCCCGGGGAGGAACCGGGCGCGGGGGAGCTGCTGCGGCTGCTCAGTGAGCCGAACCGGAGAGCTGCAGCCCGATGA
- the hisN gene encoding histidinol-phosphatase — protein MSEYDDDLRLALELADAADAVTMERFRALDLVVETKPDMTPVSEADKAAEEAVRAGIAAARPGDAILGEEYGLRGSGPRRWVVDPIDGTKNYVRGVPVWATLVSLTVEGADGVFRPVVGVVSAPALGRRWWAAQGGGAYAGGALGATTAIGVSKVAGLGDASFAFSSLGGWEEQGRLDGFLELTRACWRTRGYGDFWPYMMVAEGSIDLCAEPELNLWDMAALAVVVEEAGGRFTSLDGVDGVHGGNAAASNGLLHEEMLALLRPRA, from the coding sequence ATGTCCGAGTATGACGATGACCTGCGCCTTGCCCTCGAACTCGCCGACGCGGCGGACGCCGTCACGATGGAGCGGTTCCGTGCCCTCGACCTGGTGGTCGAGACCAAGCCGGACATGACCCCGGTGAGCGAGGCGGACAAGGCGGCCGAGGAGGCCGTCCGGGCCGGCATCGCGGCGGCCCGCCCCGGCGACGCGATCCTGGGCGAGGAGTACGGCCTGCGGGGCAGCGGTCCGCGCCGCTGGGTCGTCGACCCGATCGACGGCACCAAGAACTACGTGCGGGGGGTGCCCGTGTGGGCCACCCTGGTCTCGCTGACGGTCGAGGGCGCCGACGGCGTCTTCCGTCCGGTCGTCGGCGTGGTGTCCGCGCCGGCGCTGGGCCGGCGCTGGTGGGCGGCGCAGGGCGGCGGCGCGTACGCGGGGGGCGCGCTGGGCGCGACGACCGCGATCGGAGTCTCGAAGGTGGCCGGGCTGGGCGACGCCTCGTTCGCGTTCTCCTCGCTGGGCGGCTGGGAGGAGCAGGGCCGGCTCGACGGCTTCCTGGAGCTGACCCGGGCCTGCTGGCGCACCCGCGGCTACGGCGATTTCTGGCCGTACATGATGGTCGCGGAGGGCTCGATCGACCTGTGCGCCGAGCCGGAGCTCAACCTGTGGGACATGGCCGCGCTCGCGGTCGTCGTCGAGGAGGCCGGCGGCCGCTTCACCAGCCTGGACGGAGTGGACGGCGTGCACGGCGGGAACGCCGCCGCGTCGAACGGCCTGCTGCACGAGGAGATGCTGGCCCTGCTGCGGCCGCGCGCCTGA
- a CDS encoding CBS domain-containing protein: MLVREAMSTVVLTLGPAHTLRQAACLMSGRRVGAAVVLDPEHSGIGILTERDILNSIGAGHDPDRETVGAHTTNNVVFCTPEATVQEAAEAMAHGGFRHLIVLEHGGPVGIVSVRDVIRCWAPARRSAVPA; the protein is encoded by the coding sequence ATGCTCGTCCGCGAAGCAATGAGCACCGTCGTCCTCACCCTCGGGCCCGCGCACACCCTCCGCCAGGCGGCCTGCCTGATGTCGGGCCGGCGCGTCGGCGCGGCCGTCGTCCTCGATCCCGAGCACAGCGGGATCGGCATCCTGACCGAGCGCGACATCCTCAACTCGATCGGCGCGGGGCACGATCCCGACCGCGAGACCGTGGGTGCGCACACCACGAACAACGTGGTGTTCTGCACTCCGGAGGCCACCGTGCAGGAGGCCGCCGAGGCCATGGCCCACGGGGGCTTCCGGCACCTGATCGTGCTGGAGCACGGCGGCCCGGTGGGCATCGTCTCCGTCCGGGACGTGATCCGCTGCTGGGCCCCGGCCCGGCGCAGCGCCGTCCCCGCGTAG
- a CDS encoding catalase, which translates to MTQEAHVTQGPLTTEAGAPVADNQNSETAGVGGPVLVQDQLLLEKLAHFNRERIPERVVHARGAGAYGTFTLTRDVSRWTRAKFLSEVGKETGTFLRFSTVAGNLGSADAVRDPRGWALKFYTEEGNYDLVGNNTPVFFIKDAIKFPDFIHTQKRDPYTGSQEADNVWDFWGLSPESTHQVTWLFGDRGIPASYRHMNGYGSHTFQWNNEAGEVFWVKYHFKTDQGIKNLTQAEANRLAGEDPDSHQRDLRESIERGDFPSWTVQVQVMPAAEAAEYRFNPFDLTKVWPHEDYPPIEIGKLELNRNPENVFAEVEQSIFSPAHFVPGIGPSPDKMLQGRLFGYGDAHRYRVGINADHLPVNRPHATEARTHSRDGALYDGRHKGAKNYEPNSFGGPHQTDRPLWQPVSLTGGTGNHAAPVHREDNDFVQAGTLYRLYSDDEKARLVENLAGFIAKVSRDDIAERAINNFRQADGDFGKRLDAAVQALRG; encoded by the coding sequence ATGACGCAGGAGGCGCACGTGACGCAGGGACCGCTCACCACGGAGGCCGGAGCCCCGGTCGCGGACAACCAGAACAGCGAGACCGCCGGCGTCGGCGGCCCCGTACTCGTCCAGGACCAGCTGCTGCTGGAGAAGCTCGCGCACTTCAACCGCGAGCGGATCCCGGAGCGCGTGGTGCACGCCCGCGGCGCCGGTGCCTACGGCACCTTCACCCTGACCCGGGACGTCTCCCGGTGGACCCGGGCGAAGTTCCTGTCCGAGGTCGGCAAGGAGACCGGGACCTTCCTGCGCTTCTCCACCGTCGCGGGCAACCTCGGCAGCGCGGACGCGGTGCGCGACCCCCGTGGCTGGGCGCTGAAGTTCTACACCGAAGAGGGCAACTACGACCTCGTCGGCAACAACACCCCGGTGTTCTTCATCAAGGACGCCATCAAGTTCCCGGACTTCATCCACACCCAGAAGCGCGACCCGTACACCGGCTCGCAGGAGGCGGACAACGTCTGGGACTTCTGGGGCCTGTCCCCCGAGTCCACCCACCAGGTGACCTGGCTCTTCGGCGACCGCGGCATCCCGGCGTCCTACCGCCACATGAACGGCTACGGCTCGCACACGTTCCAGTGGAACAACGAGGCCGGCGAGGTCTTCTGGGTCAAGTACCACTTCAAGACCGACCAGGGCATCAAGAACCTCACCCAGGCCGAGGCCAACCGGCTCGCCGGCGAGGACCCGGACTCCCACCAGCGCGACCTGCGCGAGTCCATCGAGCGCGGCGACTTCCCGTCCTGGACCGTGCAGGTGCAGGTCATGCCGGCGGCCGAGGCCGCCGAGTACCGCTTCAACCCGTTCGACCTCACCAAGGTGTGGCCGCACGAGGACTACCCGCCGATCGAGATCGGCAAGCTGGAGCTCAACCGCAACCCGGAGAACGTCTTCGCCGAGGTCGAGCAGTCGATCTTCTCCCCGGCGCACTTCGTCCCCGGTATCGGCCCGTCCCCGGACAAGATGCTCCAGGGCCGCCTCTTCGGCTACGGCGACGCCCACCGCTACCGCGTCGGCATCAACGCCGACCACCTGCCGGTGAACCGCCCGCACGCCACCGAGGCGCGCACCCACTCCCGCGACGGCGCGCTGTACGACGGCCGCCACAAGGGCGCGAAGAACTACGAGCCGAACAGCTTCGGCGGCCCCCACCAGACCGACCGCCCGCTGTGGCAGCCGGTCTCCCTCACCGGGGGCACGGGCAACCACGCCGCGCCGGTGCACCGCGAGGACAACGACTTCGTCCAGGCCGGCACCCTCTACCGCCTCTACTCGGACGACGAGAAGGCCCGGCTGGTCGAGAACCTGGCCGGCTTCATCGCCAAGGTGTCGCGCGACGACATCGCCGAGCGGGCGATCAACAACTTCCGCCAGGCGGACGGCGACTTCGGCAAGCGGCTGGACGCCGCGGTCCAGGCCCTCCGCGGCTGA
- a CDS encoding Fur family transcriptional regulator: MSDLLERLRGRGWRMTAQRRVVAEVLDGDHVHLTADEVHARAVTKLPEISRATVYNTLGELVTLGEVLEVSTDRRAKRYDPNAHRPHHHLVCARCGAIRDVHPGGNPLADLPDTERFGFVVSTVEVTYRGVCPNCAGA; encoded by the coding sequence ATGAGTGACCTGCTGGAACGACTTCGCGGACGCGGTTGGCGCATGACGGCGCAGCGGCGTGTCGTGGCCGAGGTGCTCGACGGTGACCACGTGCACCTGACGGCGGACGAGGTGCACGCGCGCGCCGTGACCAAACTGCCCGAGATCTCCCGCGCGACCGTCTACAACACCCTCGGAGAACTCGTCACGCTCGGCGAGGTCCTGGAAGTGTCCACGGACCGTCGCGCCAAGCGCTACGACCCCAACGCCCACCGGCCGCACCACCACCTGGTGTGCGCGCGGTGCGGCGCCATCCGCGACGTCCACCCGGGCGGCAACCCGCTGGCCGACCTGCCGGACACCGAGCGCTTCGGCTTCGTCGTCTCCACCGTCGAGGTGACCTACCGCGGCGTCTGCCCGAACTGCGCGGGCGCCTGA
- a CDS encoding tetratricopeptide repeat protein produces the protein MGFMGDRSTLLETGRFVRAESESGTEAGGAAPAVVAQTAPTDADFAEDVFAETDAASDAELEARHRVAADKGDPGAMSVLGALLLRRGDLDAAEPYLRGATGEGDRAAANNLGVLLHQRGYPDEAAGWWRVAAVAGSAPAAHALGRHFRERGDEPAAEYWLRQAAESGHALGAYGLADLLEHRGDKGIERWFRAAAEQGHREAAYRLARHLRKGDPAEAEQWYRQAAARGHRRAALHLGALLEARGELKEAGRWYLTSAKQGEARAACALGFLLRDAGDEESAATWWHRAAQDGDGNAANALGALHAARGETQTAERWYRTAMDAGDQNGAYNLALLCVAQDRTAQAEQWYRRAAYAGHREAANALAILLLQGGDAAGAEPWFSKAAEAGSVDAAFNLGILFASRDEDRTALKWYERAASAGHTDAALQVGIALVRDGEERAAERHLRCAAGGGSAEAAFRLAALLESLSPPPEPVALGEPAGGGGRTESEEWYERAAELGHRRAQVRVGMLAAARGDMRVAARWYREAAEAGSRNGAFNLGLLLAREGSEPEAALWWTRAAVAGHGRAALRLGLLAARHGDLAEGQKWCVRAMELGPAEVSERAARLREALAEELSA, from the coding sequence ATGGGATTTATGGGGGACAGGTCAACTCTGCTGGAGACAGGGCGGTTTGTGAGGGCGGAGTCCGAATCGGGCACAGAGGCCGGCGGGGCGGCTCCGGCCGTTGTCGCGCAGACCGCACCGACCGATGCGGATTTCGCGGAGGACGTGTTCGCCGAGACCGACGCGGCGAGCGACGCCGAGCTCGAAGCCCGGCACCGGGTGGCCGCCGACAAGGGCGACCCCGGGGCCATGAGCGTGCTCGGCGCGCTCCTGCTGCGCCGCGGCGACCTGGACGCGGCCGAGCCCTACCTGCGCGGCGCCACCGGCGAGGGGGACCGGGCCGCCGCGAACAACCTCGGCGTCCTGCTGCACCAGCGCGGCTACCCGGACGAGGCGGCCGGCTGGTGGCGCGTCGCGGCCGTGGCCGGATCCGCGCCCGCCGCCCACGCCCTGGGCCGCCACTTCCGCGAGCGCGGGGACGAGCCCGCCGCCGAGTACTGGCTGCGCCAGGCGGCGGAATCCGGCCACGCCCTGGGCGCGTACGGGCTGGCCGACCTGCTGGAGCACCGGGGGGACAAGGGCATCGAGCGCTGGTTCCGCGCGGCCGCCGAGCAGGGCCACCGCGAGGCGGCCTACCGGCTGGCCCGGCACCTGCGCAAGGGCGATCCGGCCGAGGCGGAGCAGTGGTACCGCCAGGCCGCCGCGCGCGGGCACCGCCGCGCCGCCCTGCACCTGGGCGCGCTGCTGGAGGCGCGCGGGGAGCTCAAGGAGGCGGGGCGCTGGTACCTCACCTCGGCCAAGCAGGGCGAGGCCCGGGCCGCGTGCGCGCTCGGCTTCCTGCTGCGCGACGCCGGGGACGAGGAGAGCGCCGCGACGTGGTGGCACCGGGCGGCCCAGGACGGCGACGGGAACGCGGCGAACGCGCTCGGCGCCCTGCACGCCGCGCGCGGGGAGACGCAGACCGCGGAGCGCTGGTACCGCACCGCCATGGACGCGGGCGACCAGAACGGGGCGTACAACCTCGCCCTGCTGTGCGTCGCCCAGGACCGGACCGCGCAGGCCGAGCAGTGGTACCGGCGGGCGGCCTACGCGGGCCACCGCGAGGCGGCCAACGCGCTGGCCATCCTGCTGCTGCAGGGCGGGGACGCGGCGGGCGCCGAGCCGTGGTTCTCGAAGGCCGCCGAGGCGGGCAGCGTGGACGCCGCGTTCAACCTGGGCATCCTGTTCGCCAGCCGGGACGAGGACCGCACCGCGCTGAAATGGTACGAGCGGGCCGCGTCGGCGGGGCACACCGACGCCGCGCTCCAGGTCGGCATCGCGCTGGTGCGCGACGGCGAGGAGCGGGCGGCGGAGCGGCACCTGCGGTGCGCCGCGGGCGGCGGGAGCGCGGAGGCCGCCTTCCGGCTGGCCGCGCTGCTGGAGTCGCTGTCGCCGCCGCCGGAGCCGGTGGCGCTGGGCGAGCCGGCGGGCGGGGGCGGGCGGACCGAGAGCGAGGAGTGGTACGAGCGGGCCGCCGAGCTGGGGCACCGCCGGGCGCAGGTGCGGGTCGGGATGCTGGCGGCCGCCCGCGGGGACATGCGGGTGGCCGCGCGCTGGTACCGGGAGGCGGCCGAGGCCGGCTCCCGCAACGGCGCGTTCAACCTCGGGCTGCTGCTGGCCCGCGAGGGGAGCGAGCCCGAGGCGGCCCTGTGGTGGACCCGCGCCGCGGTGGCCGGGCACGGCCGGGCCGCGCTGCGGCTGGGCCTGCTGGCGGCCCGCCACGGCGACCTGGCGGAGGGGCAGAAATGGTGCGTGCGGGCGATGGAGCTGGGCCCGGCGGAGGTCTCGGAGCGGGCGGCGCGACTGCGCGAGGCCCTGGCCGAGGAGCTGTCCGCCTGA